A region of the Actinomycetota bacterium genome:
TCGGTGGTTGCGGCGCCAGCGGGACGGTGCGGCCCACGACCGCCTCCTTGCGGACCACGTAGGTGGATGCCAGCTTGTCGCCCAAAGACTGGTGCCTCTCGTCCCAGAGAGGCCAGAGGCCGTTCAGGATGGTGACCAACCAGCCGATGTAGGGGACGCCTCCGCCGATCGGGTAGACGACCGCGCGCTTGAAGGCCGCCCCCATGTCGCAGCGGGAGCCGTCGTCCTTTATGACCTTGATCCCAAAGGCCATCTTGCCCAGGGTCCGCCCGAGACCTCCGTGCATGAGGATGAAGTAGAGAGCGCCGAGGATCGTCCCAATCAGGCCGAACATGACCATGTCCCCGGTCATGTTCTCCATGACCCTGGTCATCTCGGCCTCACTGGGCTCGGCGCCGTCGAGCAAGCCGGCATCGGAGAACTCGCTCATGACCTTGCCGAAGGCGAATATGCCGGTCGGGATCCCGAGAATGATGTTGTCGATAATCAGTGCCCCGAAACGCCTGCCCCACGAGGCTACTTCGACAACCGGCGCAGCAGCAGGAGTTTCTGGAAAGCCTGAAACCGTCACGTTTTCTCCGATCTTGGACCAGCCTGAGGGTGCTTCGATGGTAGCGGCGCGGTTACCGTTTGACTAGGGCAGCAGCCACTTTGGGGCTGCACCTCGGTTAGGTTGGAGGTACTCGCACTCTACCCAGAAAGCTCCCAATCCCCATGTCCGACGCCTCCGGCAACAAGCCGAACCGCCTGGTCGACGAGACCAGCCCCTACCTGCTCCAGCACGCCTACAACCCGGTCGACTGGTATCCGTGGGGGCCCGAGGCGCAGGAGAAGGCCGCCGCCGAGAACAAGGCGCTGTTCATCTCGATCGGCTACGCCGCCTGCCACTGGTGCCACGTCATGGAGCGCGAGTCGTTCGAGAACCCCGAGACCGCCAAGGTGATGAACGACAACTTCGTGTGCATCAAGGTCGATCGGGAGGAGCGCCCCGACATCGACGCCATCTACATGGACGCGGTGCAGGCGCTGACCGGGCACGGCGGATGGCCGATGAGCGTGTGGGCCTCCCCCGACGGCATCCCGTTCTATGGCGGCACCTACTTCCCCCCGATCGACCGCCCCGGCCTCCCTGCCTTCAAGCGGGTCCTGGAAGGCATCAGCAAGGCGTGGGCGGAGAACGGCCCGGCGATCCTGGAGGAGGGCAAGGAGCTGGTCCGCAGGATCGGAGAGGCAAACCGGCCGCCCAAGTCGGAAGGCAACCTGGAGCCCAGGCTGCTCTCGGAGGCGGTCGACACGCTGGCCCGGGTCTTCGACCGCAAGAACGGCGGGTTCGGCGGCGCCCCCAAGTTCCCGCAGCCTCCGGTGCTGGATTTCCTGCTCCGCCAGGCCGGCGCCGGCAACCCGACCGCCCGGGAGATCGTATCCATCACGCTGAAGAAGATGGCCTACGGCGGCATCTACGACCAGATCGGCGGCGGGTTCGCCCGCTACACGGTCGACGCCAACTGGCTGACGCCGCACTTTGAGAAGATGCTCTACGACAACGCCCAGCTCACCCGGCTCTACACCCGGGCCTGGCAGCTCGACCACTCGCCGCTCTACAAGCGGGTGGTGGGGGAGTCGCTGGAGTACCTGACCCGGGACATGCAGGATGCCAACGGCGGCTTCTACGCCAGCGAGGACGCCGACTCCGAGGGCCACGAGGGCAAGTTCTACGTGTGGAGCCACGACGAGTTCATGTCCATCGCCCCCGAGGCCGCCGAGTACTACGGCGTCACCTCCGGCGGGAACTTCGAGGGGTCGAACATCCTGACGGCGGCATCGGACGACCCCCCGCTCGAAGCCCGGCAGAAGCTGTTCGAAGCCCGAGCGGTCCGCATACGGCCGGGCCGGGACGAGAAGATCCTCACCTCGTGGAACGGCCTTGCGATATGCGCCTTCGCCGAGGCCGGCGCCGCCTTCGGCCGGCAGGATCTGATCGACGAGGGGGCCCGGGCGGCCCGGTTCCTGCTCGACAACGCCCGCAACGACGCCGGCCGCCTGATGCACTCGTACAAGGACGGCCAGGCCCGGGTGCTCGGCATGCTCGAGGACTACGCCTACCTGGCCGAGGGGGTACTGGCGCTGTGGGAGGTCACCTTCGACCCTCAGTGGATCGAGGCGGCCAAGGAGCTGACCGCAACCATGCTGGATCTGTTCTGGGACCTGGAGAACGGCGGCTTCTTCAGCACCGGCTCCGATCACGAAAAGCTCATCCTGCGGCAGAAGGAGATCATCGAAAGCGTCACGCCGTCGCCCAGCGCGGTGGCAGCCCTGGTCATGCAAAGGCTGGCCCTGCTGACCGGCGAAGAGGAGCTGACCGCCAAGGCCGAGACCGTGATGAAGGGGGCCTCCGCCTACATGGACCGGGTTCCCCAGGCCGTATGCAGCTTTCTGTCCGCCCTGGACTTCTTCGTGTCGACCCCCAAGGAGATCGTCGTGGTCGGCGCGCGGCCTGAGGCCGACCCCCTGATCGAGCAGATCTGGTCCCGCTTCCTGCCCAACAAGGTGGTGGCGGGGTCCCCGCCGGGGATCGCATCGCCCCTGCTGGAGGACAAGGTCGCAATCAGGGACCAACCGACGGCGTACGTCTGCGAACACTTCGCCTGCAAAGCCCCGACCTCAGACCCGCAGGTCCTGGCACAGCAGCTGGCATAAGCGCCGTATCAGCCAACCTTCGAGGCCGTTTGGCGGGGTGATACGCCGCTAGGGAACTGTTTCGGGCTCGGACACCGGCTCCGGGTCCGGCTCACCCAGCAGGTCGTTGACCTCGTCGGTGATCAGCCTCGCCTGCTTCTCGTAGGTCAGGTAGGACCGAGCCCACTCCAGCATCACAACGAACCGGTTGCGGAAGCCGATCAGAAACCAGATGTGGACCAGCAGCCAGCACAGCCACGCCACGACACCGGATAGCTGCAGGCCCCGGATGTCGGCCACGCCCGAGCCCCGGCCGATGGTCGCCAGCGTGCCCTTGTCCAGGTAGTGGAACGGCTTGCGCTCCCCGCCGCTCAGCGCCAGCTCGATGTTCTCGGCTGCGTGGCGGCCCATCTGCATCGCCGCCGGCGCCACGCCCGGGACCGGCTTGCCGTTTTGCTGGAGGCTCGCCAGGTCGCCGATTACGTAGACCCGGTTGTCGTCCGGCAGCGTCAGGTCGGGGTTGACCAGGACCCGGCCGGCCTTGTCGAGCGGCACGCCGAGCGTCTTTGCCAGCGGTGACGCCGCCACGCCCGCGGCCCAAAAGACGTTGTGGGTGAAGATGTGCTCGTCGCCGATGCTGACGCCGGTCTCGTCGATGCAGGTCACCTGGGCGTTGACCCTCACCTGGACACCGAGCCGCAGAAGCTGGGCCCGGGCCTTCTCTGACAGCCTCGGCTTCATCGCCGGCAGCACCCGGGGGGCTCCCTCCACCAGGATCACCCGGGCGGCACGGGGGTCGATGTGGCGGAAGTCGGACCGAAGGGTGTGCCGGGTGATCTCCGCCAGGGCCCCGGCCAGCTCGACCCCGGTCGGGCCGGCGCCAACAATCACGAAGGTCATCCACCGGTCCCGATGGTCCGGGTGGGTCTCTCGCTCAGCCGCCTCGAAGGCGAGGAAGATCTTGCGCCTCATCTCCAGGGCGTCGCTGATGGTCTTGAGCCCCGGAGCGTGGGCCGCCCACTCCTCGTGCCCGAAATACGAGTGGGTGACGCCGGTGGCCAGGATCAGGTGGTCGTAGTCGACCTCCCCGTCGACCAGCAGCACCTTGCGTGCCTCCCGGTCCACCCCGACCACGTTGCCCAGGATCACGTCGGCGTTGTGCTGGCGCCGCAGGATCCGGCGAATGGGGGCTGCGATCTCACTCGGGTTCAGCGAGGCGGTGGCGACCTGGTAGAGCAGGGGCTGGAAGACGTGGTGGTTGCGCCGGTCGACGACGGTCACGTCCACCGGCGCGTCGGCCAGCGTCTTGACGGCGTCCATGCCGCCGAAACCGCCTCCGACTATCACTACCCTGCTTCGGCTGCTCGCGGGATTTCCTCCTGGCTCCATGGGAACGACCTACCCCATCGAGCGTAGCAGCAGGCTCCGTCTAGTCCTGGCCCTCGTCCTCGTCGCCCTCGTCGGGGACCCGCCCGACGCCGGTGAGCTTGCCCTGGTAGGTGCCTACGA
Encoded here:
- a CDS encoding thioredoxin domain-containing protein, translating into MSDASGNKPNRLVDETSPYLLQHAYNPVDWYPWGPEAQEKAAAENKALFISIGYAACHWCHVMERESFENPETAKVMNDNFVCIKVDREERPDIDAIYMDAVQALTGHGGWPMSVWASPDGIPFYGGTYFPPIDRPGLPAFKRVLEGISKAWAENGPAILEEGKELVRRIGEANRPPKSEGNLEPRLLSEAVDTLARVFDRKNGGFGGAPKFPQPPVLDFLLRQAGAGNPTAREIVSITLKKMAYGGIYDQIGGGFARYTVDANWLTPHFEKMLYDNAQLTRLYTRAWQLDHSPLYKRVVGESLEYLTRDMQDANGGFYASEDADSEGHEGKFYVWSHDEFMSIAPEAAEYYGVTSGGNFEGSNILTAASDDPPLEARQKLFEARAVRIRPGRDEKILTSWNGLAICAFAEAGAAFGRQDLIDEGARAARFLLDNARNDAGRLMHSYKDGQARVLGMLEDYAYLAEGVLALWEVTFDPQWIEAAKELTATMLDLFWDLENGGFFSTGSDHEKLILRQKEIIESVTPSPSAVAALVMQRLALLTGEEELTAKAETVMKGASAYMDRVPQAVCSFLSALDFFVSTPKEIVVVGARPEADPLIEQIWSRFLPNKVVAGSPPGIASPLLEDKVAIRDQPTAYVCEHFACKAPTSDPQVLAQQLA
- a CDS encoding NAD(P)/FAD-dependent oxidoreductase, which produces MEPGGNPASSRSRVVIVGGGFGGMDAVKTLADAPVDVTVVDRRNHHVFQPLLYQVATASLNPSEIAAPIRRILRRQHNADVILGNVVGVDREARKVLLVDGEVDYDHLILATGVTHSYFGHEEWAAHAPGLKTISDALEMRRKIFLAFEAAERETHPDHRDRWMTFVIVGAGPTGVELAGALAEITRHTLRSDFRHIDPRAARVILVEGAPRVLPAMKPRLSEKARAQLLRLGVQVRVNAQVTCIDETGVSIGDEHIFTHNVFWAAGVAASPLAKTLGVPLDKAGRVLVNPDLTLPDDNRVYVIGDLASLQQNGKPVPGVAPAAMQMGRHAAENIELALSGGERKPFHYLDKGTLATIGRGSGVADIRGLQLSGVVAWLCWLLVHIWFLIGFRNRFVVMLEWARSYLTYEKQARLITDEVNDLLGEPDPEPVSEPETVP
- a CDS encoding RDD family protein; this translates as MTVSGFPETPAAAPVVEVASWGRRFGALIIDNIILGIPTGIFAFGKVMSEFSDAGLLDGAEPSEAEMTRVMENMTGDMVMFGLIGTILGALYFILMHGGLGRTLGKMAFGIKVIKDDGSRCDMGAAFKRAVVYPIGGGVPYIGWLVTILNGLWPLWDERHQSLGDKLASTYVVRKEAVVGRTVPLAPQPPTQNQPPLT